In Oscillatoria acuminata PCC 6304, a single window of DNA contains:
- a CDS encoding CHAT domain-containing protein: protein MTTTLEQITQFLDAQNWTYQTEPENHRIHLTIEGLPVILNLEENGELLRCFIPQLLTISAEHPYAETAMATLLRLGWELKLVRWQRNPSDGEVRVTTEIPLEDATLTPRQLRSTLTRLVVLGKRAKQRLETVLTTGDDPGMPDSSGPSVGHEVLEFLEALMEAEVTGGEESVYPLLSAHLSLLDQGFVTAITTLAHAIYAKGDLEQSEMIAALIENLSISIQEFPGGNFLENQNIAIAGYQLVLEARPRERVPDKYAQTLNNLGNAYCTRAELGDNSAENLSEAIAAYQEAEKIRRNLKLFKDLADTLNNLGNAYLTRAQLGDNSAENLSEAIATYQEAEKIRRNLKLFKDLAGTLNNLGNAYCTRAELGDNSAENLKWAISAYKESEKIRRELNLSKDLADTLNNLGNAYRNRAELGDNSTENLSEAIAAYQEAEKIHRELNLFKDWATTLNNLGNAYLTRAELGKNSAENLNWAISAYQEAEEIRRELNLFKDLAETLNNLGIVYLIRAELEDNSAENLNWAIAAYQEAEEIYCELNLFKDLADTLTGLGNAYLTRAELEDNSAENLSWAIAVYQEAEEIYRELNLFKDLANTLTGLGNAYLIRAELGENSAENLNWAIAAYQEALQYLPPKLQPANCLKTAKNLVRLAMGRQDWNLALDASHKAIEALEQSRAWAKTEALRQDIIHQGIRVYENAIQAAVNCDRLDLALQIVERVRSKRLVDLMATADLYADGQVPESVRQKLDHLQQLQQQIDAQRFLLERPSDSSTGDKSFFAASSPRAATEALSQEILALETAKQQVLDALSQEDNVIAKLQQVVPLELAQMQELLDKPTVALLSFYTTDDDTHIFILRGDGSLHRHTCAGQGLNTLQGWLVETWVTPYAWIGAANEAERQIRKEKWQDQMPQVLQELSQRLEWDKLIQDHLENIEELILIPHLYLHQIPFVALPTNSGEYFGDRFRLRYAPSCQVLSFCHSRPSVEDTTYGTVENATDDLPFTRVEGDMVAQLFQIPPERRLRGRQAATGEAYRGLLEVCTHLLSSHHAQTRFDNPLESALYLGNGTITVSQLLSPGWRFPELSDIFLCCCETGLNLPQNLADELITLGTGFLCAGARAVLSSQWSVGDISTAVLSGLYHEARQKGCDRASALQQAQRQLRELTKDDFVKGQKKLLYQLQKQAEKEGNLQASEDYYTGIRTLVDDFVKKKDPTDRLFNQPVHWAAFRCEGLG from the coding sequence ATGACAACCACTCTCGAACAAATCACCCAATTCCTCGACGCCCAAAACTGGACCTATCAAACCGAACCGGAAAACCACCGCATCCACCTCACCATTGAGGGACTGCCAGTCATCCTCAACCTAGAAGAAAACGGCGAACTCTTACGCTGCTTTATCCCTCAACTCCTCACCATCTCAGCAGAACATCCCTACGCCGAAACCGCAATGGCAACCCTGCTGCGCCTAGGGTGGGAACTCAAACTCGTGCGCTGGCAACGGAACCCCTCCGATGGAGAAGTCCGCGTCACCACCGAAATCCCCCTAGAAGATGCCACCCTCACCCCCCGCCAGTTGCGAAGCACCCTCACCAGGTTAGTGGTTTTAGGAAAACGCGCAAAACAGCGCCTAGAAACCGTATTAACAACCGGAGACGATCCAGGAATGCCAGACTCCTCGGGTCCCTCCGTCGGCCATGAGGTCCTCGAATTTCTGGAAGCGCTGATGGAGGCAGAAGTCACTGGAGGGGAGGAATCCGTCTACCCCCTATTATCCGCCCATCTCTCCTTACTAGACCAAGGGTTTGTGACAGCAATAACCACCCTCGCCCATGCTATCTATGCTAAAGGGGATTTAGAACAGTCGGAGATGATAGCGGCATTGATTGAAAACCTCAGTATCAGCATTCAAGAGTTTCCCGGGGGTAATTTTCTGGAGAATCAGAACATTGCCATTGCCGGTTACCAGTTAGTCTTAGAAGCTCGTCCCCGAGAGCGCGTTCCCGACAAATACGCCCAAACTCTCAACAACCTGGGGAATGCCTACTGCACCCGCGCCGAGTTGGGAGATAATTCCGCAGAAAACCTGAGTGAGGCAATTGCTGCCTATCAGGAAGCTGAGAAAATCCGCCGCAATCTGAAGTTGTTCAAGGATTTGGCAGATACTCTCAACAACCTGGGGAATGCCTACCTCACCCGCGCCCAATTGGGAGATAATTCCGCAGAAAACCTGAGTGAGGCAATTGCTACCTATCAGGAAGCTGAGAAAATCCGCCGCAATCTGAAGTTGTTCAAAGATTTGGCAGGTACTCTCAACAACCTGGGGAATGCCTACTGCACCCGCGCCGAGTTGGGAGATAATTCCGCAGAAAACCTGAAGTGGGCGATCTCTGCCTATAAAGAATCTGAGAAAATTCGCCGGGAACTGAACTTGTCCAAGGATTTGGCCGATACTCTCAACAACCTGGGGAATGCCTACCGCAACCGCGCTGAATTGGGAGATAATTCTACAGAAAACCTGAGTGAGGCAATTGCTGCCTATCAGGAAGCTGAGAAAATCCACCGCGAACTGAACTTGTTCAAGGATTGGGCAACCACCCTCAACAACCTGGGGAATGCCTACCTCACCCGCGCCGAATTGGGAAAGAATTCCGCAGAAAACCTGAATTGGGCGATCTCTGCCTATCAGGAAGCTGAGGAAATCCGCCGCGAACTGAACTTGTTCAAGGATTTGGCAGAGACTCTCAACAACCTGGGGATTGTCTACCTCATCCGCGCCGAATTGGAAGACAATTCCGCAGAAAACCTGAATTGGGCGATCGCTGCCTATCAGGAAGCTGAGGAAATCTACTGCGAACTGAACTTGTTCAAGGATTTGGCAGACACTCTCACCGGCTTGGGGAATGCCTATCTCACCCGCGCCGAATTGGAAGACAATTCCGCAGAAAACCTGAGTTGGGCAATCGCTGTCTATCAGGAAGCTGAGGAAATCTACCGCGAACTGAACTTGTTCAAGGATTTGGCAAACACTCTCACCGGCTTGGGGAATGCCTACCTCATCCGCGCCGAATTGGGAGAGAATTCCGCAGAAAACCTGAATTGGGCGATCGCTGCCTATCAGGAAGCGTTACAATACTTGCCACCGAAATTACAACCGGCCAACTGCCTGAAAACTGCCAAAAATCTCGTTCGCTTGGCAATGGGTCGCCAGGACTGGAATCTCGCCCTGGATGCCTCCCACAAGGCAATTGAGGCCCTAGAACAAAGCCGCGCCTGGGCGAAAACTGAGGCGTTGCGTCAGGATATCATCCACCAGGGGATTCGGGTTTATGAAAATGCTATCCAAGCTGCGGTGAACTGCGATCGCCTGGATTTGGCCCTGCAAATTGTCGAACGGGTGCGCTCTAAACGTCTGGTAGACTTGATGGCAACCGCAGACCTCTATGCCGATGGTCAGGTTCCAGAATCGGTCCGCCAAAAACTTGACCACCTGCAACAGCTACAACAACAAATCGACGCCCAGCGCTTCCTCCTAGAACGTCCCTCCGATTCCTCCACCGGCGACAAAAGTTTCTTCGCCGCGAGTTCTCCCCGCGCTGCTACCGAGGCCCTCAGTCAGGAAATTCTCGCCCTGGAAACCGCAAAACAGCAGGTCCTGGATGCACTCAGTCAGGAGGATAATGTCATCGCCAAACTCCAACAAGTCGTTCCCCTGGAGTTGGCACAAATGCAAGAATTGCTGGATAAACCCACCGTCGCCCTCCTCAGTTTCTATACTACGGATGATGATACTCACATTTTCATCTTGCGCGGCGATGGCAGTCTCCACCGTCATACCTGTGCCGGTCAAGGATTAAACACCCTCCAGGGCTGGTTAGTGGAGACCTGGGTGACGCCTTATGCCTGGATTGGGGCGGCAAACGAAGCGGAACGACAAATCCGTAAAGAGAAATGGCAAGACCAAATGCCGCAGGTTTTGCAGGAACTCTCCCAGCGTCTGGAGTGGGATAAACTCATTCAAGACCACCTAGAAAATATTGAGGAACTCATCCTCATCCCTCACTTATACCTGCATCAAATCCCCTTTGTCGCCCTGCCTACAAACAGTGGGGAATACTTCGGGGACCGATTCCGGTTACGCTATGCCCCCAGTTGTCAGGTGTTGAGCTTCTGCCACAGTCGCCCCTCGGTAGAGGATACCACCTACGGCACCGTAGAAAATGCCACGGATGATTTACCCTTTACCCGGGTTGAAGGGGATATGGTGGCCCAACTCTTTCAGATTCCCCCAGAACGCCGGTTGCGGGGTCGTCAAGCAGCCACCGGGGAGGCTTATCGCGGTCTTTTGGAGGTCTGTACCCATCTCCTTTCGTCTCACCACGCCCAAACTCGCTTTGATAACCCCCTGGAATCGGCCCTCTATCTGGGCAATGGCACGATTACGGTCAGCCAATTACTCTCCCCGGGGTGGCGCTTCCCGGAACTGAGTGATATTTTTCTCTGCTGCTGCGAAACGGGGTTGAATCTGCCACAAAACCTCGCCGATGAACTGATTACCCTGGGGACCGGGTTTCTCTGTGCCGGGGCCCGGGCGGTTCTGAGCAGTCAGTGGTCTGTCGGGGATATCTCTACGGCGGTGCTTTCGGGATTGTATCATGAAGCCCGCCAGAAAGGGTGCGATCGGGCTTCGGCGCTGCAACAGGCGCAACGGCAATTGCGGGAGTTGACTAAGGATGACTTTGTGAAGGGGCAAAAAAAACTGTTGTATCAATTACAGAAACAAGCTGAAAAGGAGGGGAATCTTCAGGCATCGGAGGATTATTATACGGGTATTCGCACACTGGTGGACGATTTTGTGAAGAAAAAGGATCCAACTGACCGGCTTTTTAATCAGCCGGTTCATTGGGCGGCTTTTCGATGTGAGGGGTTGGGGTAG
- a CDS encoding DUF1822 family protein has protein sequence MSTTQIREQPIDDFSITIPLTEEDRDIADIFAVTQPNPEAAERVRGNTLSVIAVAFYLDLHQIETDITSAQLWNRKQRQTQDIADLPLPGIGWIECRAFSPDQTEIRLPPHPDPQRIGYVGVELNPDTPETAKLLGFVAPSDSTTPLETLHREQLGSLDDFLDVLTRLELLGAILAARDDSPLPETLRQRAITELQRVYAASPDEPWEWAGLAEQRLFDDTLTRNSKDLMVTTNRETPTQSDSDKRRLQQRSFLESVLEEMDEQWRKLSE, from the coding sequence ATGAGTACAACCCAGATTCGAGAACAACCGATAGATGACTTCAGTATCACTATTCCCCTCACGGAAGAAGATAGAGACATTGCCGATATCTTTGCCGTCACCCAACCCAACCCCGAAGCAGCAGAACGAGTGCGCGGTAACACCCTCAGCGTGATTGCCGTCGCCTTTTATTTAGACCTGCACCAAATCGAAACCGATATCACATCGGCACAACTCTGGAACCGAAAACAACGGCAAACCCAGGATATTGCCGACTTGCCCTTACCGGGAATCGGATGGATAGAATGTCGCGCCTTTAGTCCGGACCAAACCGAAATCCGCCTCCCGCCACACCCCGACCCCCAAAGAATTGGCTATGTCGGAGTGGAACTCAACCCCGACACCCCCGAAACTGCCAAACTCCTGGGATTTGTCGCCCCCTCAGACAGCACAACCCCCCTGGAAACCTTACACCGAGAGCAATTAGGTTCCTTAGACGACTTCCTAGATGTTCTCACTCGCCTAGAACTCCTAGGGGCAATTTTAGCCGCCCGAGACGACTCACCCCTACCCGAAACCCTGCGCCAAAGAGCCATTACCGAACTGCAACGAGTCTACGCCGCCAGTCCCGACGAACCCTGGGAATGGGCCGGTTTAGCCGAACAGCGATTATTTGACGACACCCTCACCCGTAACAGTAAAGACCTGATGGTAACAACAAACCGAGAAACCCCCACCCAATCAGACTCCGATAAACGCCGCCTCCAGCAGCGCTCATTTTTAGAGTCCGTCCTCGAAGAAATGGACGAACAATGGCGCAAATTAAGCGAATAA
- the gcvH gene encoding glycine cleavage system protein GcvH has product MNLEYPEDLKYLDSHEYVRLDGEIATIGISAFALDQLGDIVFVELPDISEALEKGSTFGTIESVKAVEDLYAPISGTIVERNNEVIEAPELIGDDPYGEGWLLKVRVNDPDELEEAMSANEYRAQVEGE; this is encoded by the coding sequence GTGAACCTGGAATATCCTGAAGATCTCAAATACCTTGATAGCCATGAGTATGTCCGCCTGGATGGGGAAATTGCTACTATCGGGATCAGTGCCTTTGCCCTAGATCAACTGGGGGACATCGTATTTGTGGAACTACCCGATATTAGTGAAGCCCTGGAAAAAGGCTCTACCTTTGGTACGATTGAGTCAGTTAAGGCGGTAGAAGACCTCTATGCCCCTATATCCGGAACGATTGTCGAACGAAACAATGAAGTGATTGAAGCCCCAGAACTGATTGGAGACGACCCCTACGGTGAAGGGTGGTTGCTGAAGGTGCGTGTTAATGACCCCGATGAACTTGAGGAGGCGATGTCAGCGAATGAATATCGCGCCCAAGTTGAAGGAGAATAG
- the gcvP gene encoding aminomethyl-transferring glycine dehydrogenase, protein MTQDAFVHRHNGPSSDEIKQMLEELGFSSLDSLIESTIPSRIRRHIPLNLPQPLSETAALTQLKQIASQNQLFRSFIGMGYHDCITPPVIQRNILENPGWYTAYTPYQAEIAQGRLEALLNFQTMIVDLTGLEIANASLLDEATAAAEAMTLSYGFCKTKATAYFVSEDCHPQTIEVVQTRARPLGIEVIVGNPRQFTFDRPVFGVLLQYPATDGAVYDYRELVEKAHTAGAVVTVAADILSLALLTPPGEFGADIAVGSTQRFGVPLGYGGPHAAYFATRDEYKRQIPGRIVGVSKDVNGDRALRLALQTREQHIRREKATSNICTAQVLLAVIASMYAVYHGPGGIKRIAKTVHHLTVILAAGLTRLGYNLGSEPFFDTLRVELGTKSQSELLAAAANHQINLRVLDETTLSISLDETTTLEDLQNLWAIFASGEPLPFTVEQLATEVNSSFDSTFARTSSYLTHPVFNRYHSETELLRYLHRLESKDLSLTTSMIPLGSCTMKLNATAEMIPVTWPEFGKIHPFAPVAQTQGYQQLFQQLEAGLAEITGFAGISLQPNAGSQGEYAGLLVIRQYHEHRGESHRNVCLIPTSAHGTNPASAVMCGMKVVPIACDENGNINVEDLKAKAQKHSENLAALMVTYPSTHGVFEVGIKDLCQVIHDCGGQVYMDGANMNAQVGLCRPGDFGADVCHLNLHKTFCIPHGGGGPGMGPIGVMPHLVPFLPGHSVVKVGGDEAIGAVSAAPWGSASILPISWMYMAMMGAAGLTAATQVAILNANYIAKRLEPYYPVLYKGKTGLVAHECILDLRSLKKSAGIEVEDIAKRLMDYGFHAPTVSWPVAGTIMVEPTESESKEELDRFCEAMIAIREEIRAIEAGTMDGENNLLKNAPHPATVAIASEWNRPYSREQAVFPAPWTREHKFWPSVGRIDNAYGDRNLVCACLPMEVYSQE, encoded by the coding sequence ATGACGCAGGATGCCTTTGTCCACCGACACAATGGACCCTCATCAGATGAAATTAAGCAAATGCTGGAGGAACTGGGGTTTTCCAGTCTGGATTCTCTGATTGAGTCTACAATTCCTAGTCGGATTCGCCGCCATATCCCCCTGAACCTCCCCCAACCCCTCAGCGAAACCGCAGCATTAACCCAACTCAAACAAATCGCTTCCCAGAATCAACTGTTCCGGTCCTTTATTGGCATGGGATACCATGACTGCATCACCCCGCCGGTGATTCAGCGGAATATCCTAGAAAATCCCGGTTGGTACACGGCATACACCCCTTACCAGGCCGAAATTGCCCAAGGACGATTAGAGGCCCTGCTGAATTTCCAAACAATGATTGTGGATTTGACGGGGTTGGAAATTGCCAATGCCTCTTTGTTGGATGAGGCGACAGCAGCAGCGGAAGCGATGACCCTGAGTTATGGGTTTTGTAAAACTAAGGCAACTGCTTATTTTGTCAGTGAGGATTGTCATCCCCAAACCATTGAAGTGGTCCAAACTCGCGCTAGACCCCTAGGGATTGAGGTCATTGTCGGCAATCCCAGACAATTCACGTTCGATCGCCCGGTGTTTGGGGTGTTGTTACAATATCCGGCAACCGATGGCGCGGTTTATGATTATCGGGAATTGGTGGAAAAAGCGCATACTGCTGGCGCAGTCGTCACCGTTGCAGCAGATATTTTGAGTCTGGCATTACTCACCCCTCCCGGGGAATTTGGGGCGGATATTGCCGTAGGAAGTACCCAACGGTTTGGAGTTCCTTTGGGCTATGGGGGACCACACGCCGCCTATTTTGCCACTCGGGATGAATATAAACGGCAGATTCCGGGACGAATTGTGGGGGTATCTAAAGATGTGAATGGCGATCGCGCTTTACGCTTGGCCCTACAAACCCGCGAACAGCATATCCGTCGGGAAAAAGCGACCAGCAATATTTGCACCGCCCAAGTTCTGTTAGCGGTGATTGCCTCCATGTATGCCGTCTATCACGGTCCTGGGGGAATTAAACGGATTGCCAAAACTGTCCATCATCTCACGGTAATTTTGGCCGCTGGATTAACCCGTCTGGGATACAACCTCGGTTCTGAACCCTTTTTCGATACTTTGCGGGTGGAGTTGGGGACAAAATCCCAGTCAGAACTTCTCGCAGCAGCAGCGAATCATCAGATTAATCTCCGGGTTCTGGATGAAACCACCCTGTCCATTAGTTTAGATGAAACAACCACCTTAGAAGACTTACAGAATCTCTGGGCAATTTTCGCCAGTGGAGAACCGTTGCCGTTTACGGTGGAACAATTGGCAACAGAGGTGAATAGCAGCTTTGACTCGACCTTTGCGCGAACGAGTAGCTATCTCACTCATCCGGTGTTTAATCGCTATCACTCGGAAACGGAACTGTTGCGCTATCTGCATCGCTTGGAATCCAAGGATTTATCTCTCACGACTTCGATGATTCCTTTGGGGTCTTGTACCATGAAGCTGAATGCCACAGCAGAAATGATTCCGGTGACTTGGCCGGAATTTGGGAAGATTCACCCGTTTGCCCCAGTCGCCCAAACCCAGGGATATCAACAATTATTCCAGCAGTTGGAGGCCGGGTTGGCGGAAATTACCGGATTTGCCGGGATTTCTTTACAACCGAATGCCGGGTCTCAGGGGGAATATGCGGGATTGTTGGTGATTCGTCAGTATCACGAACATCGCGGGGAATCTCATCGCAATGTCTGTTTGATTCCGACTTCGGCCCACGGGACGAATCCAGCAAGTGCGGTGATGTGCGGGATGAAGGTGGTTCCGATCGCCTGTGATGAAAATGGAAATATTAATGTTGAGGACCTGAAGGCGAAGGCGCAGAAGCATTCTGAGAACTTGGCGGCGTTGATGGTGACTTATCCTTCGACTCATGGGGTATTTGAGGTGGGGATTAAGGACCTGTGCCAGGTTATCCATGATTGTGGCGGTCAGGTGTATATGGATGGGGCGAATATGAATGCCCAAGTGGGGTTATGCCGTCCTGGGGATTTTGGGGCGGATGTCTGTCACTTGAATTTACATAAAACTTTCTGTATTCCCCATGGGGGTGGCGGTCCAGGGATGGGTCCGATTGGGGTGATGCCCCATTTGGTACCGTTTCTGCCCGGACATTCCGTGGTGAAGGTGGGCGGTGATGAGGCGATCGGGGCGGTTTCGGCGGCCCCTTGGGGGAGTGCGAGTATTCTGCCGATTTCCTGGATGTATATGGCGATGATGGGGGCGGCAGGATTGACCGCAGCAACTCAGGTGGCGATTTTGAATGCGAATTATATTGCCAAGCGGTTAGAACCTTATTATCCGGTGTTGTATAAGGGGAAAACGGGGTTGGTGGCCCATGAGTGTATTTTGGATTTGCGATCGCTGAAAAAATCCGCAGGAATTGAGGTGGAGGATATTGCCAAACGGTTGATGGATTATGGGTTTCATGCGCCTACGGTTTCTTGGCCGGTAGCGGGGACAATTATGGTGGAACCGACGGAAAGTGAGTCTAAGGAAGAATTAGACCGCTTCTGTGAGGCGATGATTGCGATTCGGGAGGAGATTCGGGCGATCGAGGCGGGGACGATGGATGGGGAGAATAATTTGTTGAAAAATGCGCCGCATCCGGCAACGGTGGCGATCGCCTCGGAGTGGAATCGCCCTTATAGTCGGGAACAGGCAGTATTTCCGGCCCCTTGGACGCGAGAACACAAGTTTTGGCCCTCGGTGGGACGGATTGATAATGCCTATGGCGATCGCAATTTAGTCTGTGCTTGTTTACCGATGGAGGTGTATTCCCAGGAGTAA
- a CDS encoding serine/threonine-protein kinase, translating into MAWQPGEQLLNGKYTIESKLGKGGFGITYLARDDRNRPFAIKTLGRKARFTQELVKYKKEFLKEADCLLRCIHPSIVRLEEVIDTDSLCCIVLEYIDGTPLARLVKQKGRLSEREALFYTYQIADALRLVHQQGFLHRDVKPMNIVLRQERSDAVLIDFGLAQEFFQDQVEIHPKQGSRGFAPLEQYDLRALRGAYTDVYGLSATLYSLLTAKVPPSASSRDRSWVKTQTDPLLPPKTLNQSVSDRVNTAILKGMALTPEHRPQSIDAWLELLSDEPSDSSPQPPEMTSAIPEITNSISAVGMDYTTLETLLAAGQWQEADRETDALMLRVAGREAEGRLNIEDVKHFPCRDLRTLDRLWTEHSKGHFGLSIQRQIWSESEIEENYESFSDRLGWRRDNEWVSYGDLTFDITAPVGHLPSWGRRGRLWSFLATRLKKCSL; encoded by the coding sequence ATGGCTTGGCAACCCGGAGAACAATTACTCAACGGCAAGTACACTATCGAATCCAAACTGGGTAAAGGCGGCTTTGGCATTACCTATCTGGCTCGGGACGATCGCAATCGCCCCTTTGCAATTAAAACCTTGGGGCGAAAAGCTCGCTTTACTCAGGAACTCGTTAAATATAAAAAAGAATTTCTCAAGGAAGCAGACTGTTTGTTACGCTGCATTCATCCCAGTATTGTGCGACTTGAAGAGGTGATTGATACGGACTCACTCTGTTGTATAGTGCTTGAATACATTGATGGCACACCTCTCGCCCGGTTGGTCAAACAAAAAGGCCGGTTATCTGAACGGGAAGCCTTATTTTATACATACCAAATCGCCGATGCTCTACGTCTGGTCCATCAACAAGGCTTCTTACACCGAGATGTCAAACCCATGAATATTGTCTTACGTCAAGAACGGTCAGATGCAGTGTTGATTGACTTTGGATTAGCCCAGGAGTTTTTCCAGGATCAGGTGGAAATTCATCCCAAACAAGGGTCTCGGGGATTTGCCCCCCTGGAACAGTATGATCTTCGGGCTTTGCGGGGAGCTTATACAGATGTATATGGATTGTCAGCTACGTTATATTCCCTATTAACAGCTAAAGTTCCTCCATCGGCCAGTTCTCGCGATCGCAGTTGGGTCAAAACCCAAACCGACCCTTTACTTCCCCCCAAAACCCTCAATCAGTCGGTGAGCGATCGCGTTAATACAGCAATCCTCAAGGGGATGGCATTAACACCAGAACATCGTCCTCAGTCCATCGATGCTTGGTTAGAATTACTCTCAGACGAACCCTCGGATTCCTCCCCCCAACCCCCTGAGATGACATCGGCTATCCCGGAAATCACCAATTCCATCTCAGCCGTCGGCATGGACTATACAACCCTAGAAACTCTATTAGCAGCCGGTCAATGGCAGGAAGCCGATCGCGAAACCGATGCCCTGATGCTGCGAGTGGCGGGTCGAGAGGCAGAAGGCCGACTCAACATAGAAGATGTCAAACATTTTCCCTGCCGAGATCTGCGCACCCTCGATCGCCTCTGGACCGAACATAGCAAGGGACATTTCGGCTTGAGCATCCAAAGACAAATTTGGAGTGAAAGCGAAATAGAAGAAAACTACGAATCTTTTAGCGATCGCCTCGGATGGCGACGGGATAACGAATGGGTCTCCTATGGCGACCTAACCTTTGATATTACCGCACCCGTCGGACATCTCCCGAGTTGGGGAAGGCGCGGGCGGTTATGGTCATTTCTAGCCACCCGATTGAAAAAATGTAGCCTTTAA
- a CDS encoding pentapeptide repeat-containing protein gives MNPEPTPNSSDPNSRDNSSSGNPSHRGNNPVNPERPQGLIANATPERDRTPRNNGVILEPLTPSEALTELDEYQQNLGRKQPSQITLPPLEDNSSSSPGGVLVLAAIAIMVFGLAIDNILLGFAGAVATFAISLRIIWPNWSRIWLQLVPDPWRAVVIAFVGLLTGIIGLLMLSGSNQQPGSRNIQINWEAIGAVGEIVGALGQILIAIIAVYVAWRQYVISKELTIQQNRITQQQTIDTYFQGVSDLALNEEGLLEDWPQERAIAEGRTAAILASVDSEGKAKIIRFLSQSRLLTPLMRDRHLGRPILDGDGGYAEDRIDGVRVIALGVMLAGADLSSTDLRWTELSEANLVRADLQNCDLVKANLSRAILYEANLSGADLNSTRFFYGPVETASPRSRTKRPNYQTGEHTGAVVENANFSKVERLSETQRYYICAWGGSKTRATVPGGCDDIPNLLGR, from the coding sequence ATGAACCCCGAGCCAACCCCGAACTCGTCCGACCCCAACTCTAGAGACAACTCCTCTTCCGGTAACCCTTCACACAGAGGAAACAACCCGGTTAATCCGGAACGACCCCAGGGATTGATCGCCAATGCCACTCCTGAACGCGATCGCACGCCGAGGAACAACGGTGTCATTCTAGAACCCTTAACCCCATCGGAGGCATTAACAGAGTTGGATGAATACCAACAGAACCTAGGGCGGAAACAACCTTCCCAGATCACCTTACCCCCCCTGGAGGACAACAGCAGCTCTAGCCCTGGGGGAGTGCTCGTTTTAGCAGCGATCGCCATCATGGTCTTCGGGTTGGCGATCGATAATATCTTACTCGGCTTCGCCGGTGCTGTTGCCACCTTTGCGATCTCCCTGCGAATCATCTGGCCCAACTGGAGTCGGATTTGGCTCCAGTTAGTCCCTGACCCTTGGCGGGCCGTGGTGATTGCGTTTGTGGGGCTGTTAACGGGGATCATCGGCTTGCTGATGCTCAGTGGCTCCAATCAGCAACCGGGAAGCCGGAATATCCAGATTAACTGGGAGGCGATCGGGGCGGTTGGGGAAATCGTCGGTGCGTTGGGTCAAATCTTGATTGCTATTATTGCCGTCTATGTGGCATGGCGACAGTATGTGATTTCCAAAGAACTGACCATTCAGCAAAACCGGATTACCCAACAGCAAACCATTGATACCTACTTTCAAGGGGTGTCTGACTTAGCCTTAAATGAAGAAGGATTGCTAGAAGACTGGCCCCAAGAACGGGCGATCGCCGAAGGAAGAACTGCCGCGATTCTCGCCAGTGTCGATAGTGAAGGGAAAGCCAAAATTATCCGATTTCTCTCCCAGTCTAGGCTCTTAACCCCCCTCATGCGCGATCGCCATCTCGGTCGTCCCATCCTCGACGGAGACGGAGGCTATGCAGAAGACCGAATTGATGGGGTCCGTGTCATCGCCCTGGGCGTCATGTTAGCCGGTGCTGACCTCTCCAGTACCGATTTGCGCTGGACCGAATTAAGCGAAGCCAATCTCGTTCGCGCGGATCTCCAGAACTGCGATTTGGTCAAAGCCAATCTCTCCCGGGCTATTTTGTACGAAGCCAACCTTTCCGGTGCCGACCTCAACTCCACCCGCTTCTTCTACGGACCTGTAGAAACCGCTTCCCCGCGCAGTCGGACCAAACGGCCTAATTATCAAACCGGGGAACATACCGGCGCAGTCGTCGAGAATGCCAATTTCTCTAAAGTGGAGCGGCTGTCTGAGACTCAACGCTATTATATCTGTGCCTGGGGCGGGTCCAAAACCCGAGCAACGGTCCCGGGGGGGTGCGACGATATTCCTAATCTCTTAGGGCGATAA